The genomic stretch ACTTTCGCAGGAAAAGCCCTTTTTGCTATGTAACCCAAGCGTACGGCTCACCTCGAATGACCCCGCCCTTCCCCATACGCACTTGCACATGCACGTGGGTGTCGCTTGCTCTGCCGACGACAATCAAAACGGCAGACTTTGATGTGGAACGAAACAGACCTGACCGTGGTAGTGTGAAACCCTGCCTATGCGCAACTTTGTTACATAAAATACAAAGAACCTTGACGTGCTTCCCGCtttgtatgcatgcatgtgtgtgtgtgtgtgtggcttGTGCATGTCCTCTCGAAGTGAAGGGATCCAGTCTGTTCACGTCGAATTCAGTACGCCACCGCGGGACTCTGCTGTGACTCGCCTGCCAGTCCAAGTAGGTCAATACTATTGTGTCTATATTCAAGTCTAAAAACGTAGAACATCTCCTAGCGGCCGGTGAGACGCCTCCATCACGTCAACTGACTACCGAACAACAGGAAGCGAGAGCCGCAAAACGAGACTCTCCTCCGACCCATGCACGCTTCATGTATGAAAGGGTGCCGGTCCGAACATTAAGCGGGATCCCAGAACCCGGAAGACTCCCATGCGAAAGCGAATTGTcgacggcgacagaggcacaggggggagggggggggacggggggggcCACGCatgctgcgcacgcgcgccctGCTGTTCGATACACCCACCAAGCATTTCCTCGCTTTAGATACATGTGTGGATCGGGATGAGTAGAGATGCGTATCAGCACTGCGCGTTTGAGAGTTTTTCTGGgtcacgcgcctgcggccctgTACACAATTATGTGTGGGGGGGCAGCCTGGGACTCGTCTGCGGGGGCACACGCCGCGTTGCGTTTATCTGCCGCTTACCTCTGCCAGAGTGGCGAGTCTCGCAGCGTCGACGACACTCGTTTTCGCGTGCTTTTTCTTGAGGAGAGCTTCCCAGATCATGCGGCGCGTCTCGTAGTTCGGGAAGTCGACCCAGAGTTTGTGGTCAAAGAAGGCAGCCATGCCCTTCTGGTCCACGCGCTCGGCGAACGGCCGCGATGTGCACCCAATGACCAGCAGGCGGTCGCACGCGCTCAGAGGCTCGCCGGCCTTCTTCACCTGCAGCCGGACATCCACAGCGTTTGTGGCAGTTCGCGCCGCGTAGCGAATTGCCGGATGTCGAAGAATTCAAGAGGATACCCCCGGGGACGGTAGTCTATTTCCACGCGTGCACGCAGGCACGTGACTGTTCCCCAGTCGTCCCCCTCGTGTGTGCCGGCCTCctggcgtctgctgcgtacGAAACACAAAGACGGTCGGGCCATTACGCCTGCATGGCCGACAGAGACGTTAGCACGAGCCACTGCATCAAATACGCAAGGCACCACGGGTTCCTCAAAGTCCCCTCTTCCCCAGGATTCGGTTCCACCTTCGCTGACTCCGTAATATAAGTGTGCCCACTTCACGCGTCTGGTATGGATTGCTTATCTCATATATCCGTATCCTTTTATCCAGCTGTCCGTAGAAACTGCTAATCGCAGAGGACAGAGGCTTGCCGGCGtgcggcttctcgcgcgaTGAATGATTCGGTACCAGGCTCAGGTGGACTTTCAGTTGTTCTCTGATTCTCCACGCGGTGGACTGCTGCGGGGCGTCAGCGCCGGGCTTGCCTTTCTTTTTCCCTGCGGCTCCCTTCTTAGCCATGAATACCTCGTCGACCTCGTCGATGTAAATCACCGCTGGAGCGTGGTGCTGGGCACAGAGGAACGTCTTGTGTACCATCAGGGAGGCGCCGGTCTTGGGATGCACGTAGAGGTTCTCGATCGTCTTCGGCGACAGGTCGAAGAACAAAGCGCCCGCTTCCGTCGCGATGATCCGGGCCAGCAGCGACTTGCCCGCCCCTGAGAAGCCGCACTCGCAAGAAGCGACTGCGCCCCATCCACGCGAGGACTGCCTCGAAACCACACTGCAGATGTGCATGTACACATTCGCAACCGAACACCCATCTATCTATGTACATCTACACGCATCAACGTCTACACACCTGAGCCTACGGCTAGGCGTACATAAACCAGGAGCTGGACTCGCGTCACTTTTCGGCGGGAtgctgcgctgcctcgcatAAGACAGCAGAAACGAACAGGATGTGCATGCCTGTATGCGTATGTGATgtccctctgtctcccttCTGCCTCGACTGGGTAAGGGACGTGCACATCCAAAAACTTCCGGTTCGATAAAGCGCTTGCTCTGTCCGGTGTTTCAGTCAATGCGGCTGTGTGATGGGAgctgggggaggggggatCGTCAGACGAACGGGGCTTGCCCGCGTTTCCGTGTTTGcttttcgctgcgcgcctaCCTGGCGGTCCGTACAGCAGGAGAGATCTGGCGGGGAACGGCGTTTTTTCCCGGATGCGGGTGGATGCGAGGGGAAGGATGATCTGCTCGGTGAGGAACTGTTTGATCTGCCAAGCGTTCGGCGCCGGAAGGAACTCCCCTGTGGGGACAGGCATCGCGGGAAAGCTGCCGATGAAGTCCTTCAGGTTGGCTGGCTGAATGGCTTTCAAGATACCGTCCTTCACCAAATCCGGAAAGATGTCTTCGGGAGGCCCAACAATCTTCATCGCGTTGCAGCACTtggccttcttctgcttcgtcctTCCTTTCTGCCGACTGCCCTTTTTcccgcccttcttcgccggcttCTCCTTCACCAAATCAAaatgcagccgcaggcggctgaGCTCCTGTCTCAGGAGGTCATCGACTTCGGTGGAAACCTCGCTTTCGATTTGCGGAAGCAGTGCCGCGTGCGTGAGCGCACGGTCGGGCGTTTGCTCCTGCTCTAGCGAGCAACTGTAGCGCGCCCACGTTTTTTCAAACTCCGTCAAAAGATCCTGGAGGTCCTCCAGTGTTGACTTTTCAGGTGCTTCCTCCTGCGTCTGCACGTCTTTCGGCGCCTTGTTTtggcctgcgccggcctctgcgaAGCAGGGAAACAGGCGACTCGAACCAACGGATCGAGAAGCGATCTGAACACGGCTTCAACAGCATGAAGCCGTGTGAGTACAACTCATGCTAGTCTGAGCCTGACCGTGGTGTACTGTCTACAGAACTCGGGCTCGGCGTTTGGGTGGGCCATCGCGTTTCAAGCCTCATTTCGTGCGATCTGTATATAAAGCttacaaatatatatgtgtacatgCACACCAGTGCTCGCGTACCCCCCTCTGCATGTACCTGCCTAGCTGTGCAGGCTCTTTATCTACACGATTGATGGAAGGATATAGAGAGAAGTATGATACGCAACTCGCTTTGCAGGCTGGCTGTggtcttttttttcgtctATTCGCAGACGAGGTTCACTCGCTCGGTCTTTGGTTTtccgcatgcgcatgcgggCCCagccctcggcgcgcgcggctgccgagtGCATCGAGTCCCGTGCTTCTTTGTGAAGGGGCTCCTCTCCAGCGGTCGAGAGGTTGACTAACTTTTCGCTGCCTCGGGCTTTGCCTTCGGTTTCGcttgcgccttcttcttggCGCCCGGCATGCCAACTTTGTAGGCGCGGAAGTCGGGGGGCGGTGGCGGCACACCAGAGAAGTCACGCGTGCGGTCAGA from Besnoitia besnoiti strain Bb-Ger1 chromosome X, whole genome shotgun sequence encodes the following:
- a CDS encoding ATPase, AAA family protein (encoded by transcript BESB_016320), translating into MSHKTYNDKWRHAVEDLKELLQLEQDCAVPAPTTRAEAAAIYPKLARLYVRYIVVINAIEDCEHYLTHPQKRMHVRRVLETLLVRLLKLKQAVIASSPREGSPHLFVADVLSYLDLCPEEALLRLPRYLKEDTATADEWSVKMQKLAYWASTLRADALRASKAATRIQAAWRGWSCRCRVKKMRAKTLVSWGLDFLDSGESSSEEGEKRLLTQVLASRKLFQVQAEKAHNAALESQRAWLRQNLGSELKRERFNEGREWMLEFRRQVGSFPVSLSDRTRDFSGVPPPPPDFRAYKVGMPGAKKKAQAKPKAKPEAAKKAGAGQNKAPKDVQTQEEAPEKSTLEDLQDLLTEFEKTWARYSCSLEQEQTPDRALTHAALLPQIESEVSTEVDDLLRQELSRLRLHFDLVKEKPAKKGGKKGSRQKGRTKQKKAKCCNAMKIVGPPEDIFPDLVKDGILKAIQPANLKDFIGSFPAMPVPTGEFLPAPNAWQIKQFLTEQIILPLASTRIREKTPFPARSLLLYGPPGAGKSLLARIIATEAGALFFDLSPKTIENLYVHPKTGASLMVHKTFLCAQHHAPAVIYIDEVDEVFMAKKGAAGKKKGKPGADAPQQSTAWRIREQLKVHLSLVKKAGEPLSACDRLLVIGCTSRPFAERVDQKGMAAFFDHKLWVDFPNYETRRMIWEALLKKKHAKTSVVDAARLATLAEMTEGYSAGVLEAAAEHVLVEPRVSRLAEEPVQPEEMVSALSRLPYCWPEDWLQFREFDFVATGEKARVATRKAQADAEKASAEKAKRAKN